One Papaver somniferum cultivar HN1 chromosome 10, ASM357369v1, whole genome shotgun sequence genomic window carries:
- the LOC113315132 gene encoding uncharacterized protein LOC113315132 isoform X1 yields the protein MIVDKDVDDEKQIELDEEDMRNTKRSREESSDSHGSYRNHTPINTRNNLIFNMDENMLEDICSVGGVDHLAENGPRYQQNHDVERETKAIIDNMEAQTGKLIVANQHEASANQTKNWDDDIQRVKMVKVFSKSWNIYTKIVWIMVAKGSEIRCPSAGNTCSSNNILKEYVTSGNESKEVTQFHPYISK from the exons ATGATAGTCGACAAGGAtgtagatgatgagaaacaaattgaattagatgaagaagatatgagGAATACTAAGAGATCTAGGGAGGAAAGTTCTGATTCTCATGGTAGTTACAGAAATCATACCCCTATCAACACCCGTAATAATCTTATTTTCAATATGGATGAGAATATGTTAGAGGATATTTGTTCGGTCGGAGGTGTTGATCATCTTGCTGAAAATGGGCCAAGATACCAACAAAATCATGATGTCGAGAGGGAAACAAAGGCAATTATTGATAACATGGAAGCACAAACTGGAAAGTTGATTGTCGCGAATCAACATGAAGCATCTGCTAATCAAACAAAG AATTGGGATGACGACATCCAGCGGGTCAAGATGGTTAAAGTTTTCAGCAAGAGCTGGAATATATATACGAAAATCGTCTGGATTATGGTTGCAAagggtagcgaaataagatgtccAAGTGCGGGCAACACTTGCTCCTCCAACAATATACTCAAAGAGTATGTTACCAGCGGCAATGAAAGCAAAGAAGTCACCCAGTTCCACCCTTATATAAGCAAATGA
- the LOC113315132 gene encoding uncharacterized protein LOC113315132 isoform X4 produces MIVDKDVDDEKQIELDEEDMRNTKRSREESSDSHGSYRNHTPINTRNNLIFNMDENMLEDICSVGGVDHLAENGPRYQQNHDVERETKAIIDNMEAQTGKLIVANQHEASANQTKLLLKVFIKFSSSILQ; encoded by the exons ATGATAGTCGACAAGGAtgtagatgatgagaaacaaattgaattagatgaagaagatatgagGAATACTAAGAGATCTAGGGAGGAAAGTTCTGATTCTCATGGTAGTTACAGAAATCATACCCCTATCAACACCCGTAATAATCTTATTTTCAATATGGATGAGAATATGTTAGAGGATATTTGTTCGGTCGGAGGTGTTGATCATCTTGCTGAAAATGGGCCAAGATACCAACAAAATCATGATGTCGAGAGGGAAACAAAGGCAATTATTGATAACATGGAAGCACAAACTGGAAAGTTGATTGTCGCGAATCAACATGAAGCATCTGCTAATCAAACAAAG TTGTTGTTGAAGGTTTTCATCAAGTTTTCTTCATCGATTCTGCAATGA
- the LOC113315132 gene encoding uncharacterized protein LOC113315132 isoform X3, whose protein sequence is MIVDKDVDDEKQIELDEEDMRNTKRSREESSDSHGSYRNHTPINTRNNLIFNMDENMLEDICSVGGVDHLAENGPRYQQNHDVERETKAIIDNMEAQTGKLIVANQHEASANQTKGNMKNISRLIYLSFIT, encoded by the exons ATGATAGTCGACAAGGAtgtagatgatgagaaacaaattgaattagatgaagaagatatgagGAATACTAAGAGATCTAGGGAGGAAAGTTCTGATTCTCATGGTAGTTACAGAAATCATACCCCTATCAACACCCGTAATAATCTTATTTTCAATATGGATGAGAATATGTTAGAGGATATTTGTTCGGTCGGAGGTGTTGATCATCTTGCTGAAAATGGGCCAAGATACCAACAAAATCATGATGTCGAGAGGGAAACAAAGGCAATTATTGATAACATGGAAGCACAAACTGGAAAGTTGATTGTCGCGAATCAACATGAAGCATCTGCTAATCAAACAAAG GGCAATATGAAGAACATCTCACGACTAATCTATCTCTCATTTATAACATGA
- the LOC113315132 gene encoding uncharacterized protein LOC113315132 isoform X2: MIVDKDVDDEKQIELDEEDMRNTKRSREESSDSHGSYRNHTPINTRNNLIFNMDENMLEDICSVGGVDHLAENGPRYQQNHDVERETKAIIDNMEAQTGKLIVANQHEASANQTKGIRILGPIEGRLLVRFWKD; the protein is encoded by the exons ATGATAGTCGACAAGGAtgtagatgatgagaaacaaattgaattagatgaagaagatatgagGAATACTAAGAGATCTAGGGAGGAAAGTTCTGATTCTCATGGTAGTTACAGAAATCATACCCCTATCAACACCCGTAATAATCTTATTTTCAATATGGATGAGAATATGTTAGAGGATATTTGTTCGGTCGGAGGTGTTGATCATCTTGCTGAAAATGGGCCAAGATACCAACAAAATCATGATGTCGAGAGGGAAACAAAGGCAATTATTGATAACATGGAAGCACAAACTGGAAAGTTGATTGTCGCGAATCAACATGAAGCATCTGCTAATCAAACAAAG GGAATCCGTATACTTGGTCCAATAGAAGGTCGACTACTAGTCCGGTTTTGGAAAGACTAG